From the genome of Biomphalaria glabrata chromosome 1, xgBioGlab47.1, whole genome shotgun sequence, one region includes:
- the LOC106072162 gene encoding lanosterol 14-alpha demethylase-like, whose translation MFVDSTLEQFQETLGLADVSSGTVALVTTTLLLSAALAYRKLTEEKVEGKIPPVIPSTIPFLGHAVSFGSSPIEFLLAAYEKYGPVFSFTMVGKTFTYLVGSEASALMFNSKNENLNAEEVYSRLVTPVFGKGVAYDIPNSIFLEQKKMFKTGLNIARFREHVHIIENETKDYFKRWGTNGTNDLFVALSELIILTASHCLHGREIRERLDEHIAQLYADLDGGFTHLAWLLPGWLPFPSFRKRDKAQKEMKQIFHEIIQKRRANPNPDDDMLQTLIDAKYKSGRSLSDEEISGMLIGLLLAGQHTSSTTSTWMGFFLAKDKELQKRVYEEQLRVCGEGLAPVDYDQLKDMQLLDRCLKETLRLRPPIMTMMRMCKTPQNILGYTIPPGHQVCVSPTTNHRLPDTWKDFDKFLPDRFIDPEVANSEKFAYIPFGAGRHRCIGESFAYVQIKTIFSYLIRKYEFDLVDDYFPEVNVSTMIHTPSKPLIRYQLRKP comes from the exons GTAGAGGGTAAGATACCTCCTGTGATTCCATCAACTATACCCTTTTTAGGACATGCAGTTAGCTTTGGATCAAGTCCTATTGAGTTTTTACTTGCTGCCTATGAAAAG TATGGGCCTGTGTTTAGTTTTACAATGGTGGGAAAGACATTCACATACCTTGTTGGATCAGAGGCATCTGCTTTAATGTTTAATAGCAAAAATGAGAACTTAAATGCTGAAGAAGTTTACAGTCGACTGGTAACGCCAGTATTTGGGAAAGGAGTTGCCTATGATATTCCTAACTCG ATTTTTTTAGAGCAGAAAAAGATGTTCAAAACTGGCTTAAACATTGCCAGATTTCGTGAACATGTTCATATAATTGAAAATGAGACTAAAGATTACTTCAAAAGATGGGGCACTAATGGGACAAATG ATCTCTTTGTTGCATTGTCAGAACTTATTATTCTCACTGCCAGCCACTGTCTACATG GTCGAGAAATCCGAGAACGTCTTGATGAACATATTGCTCAATTGTATGCTGACTTAGATGGTGGTTTTACTCACCTGGCTTGGTTGTTGCCAGGCTGGTTACCCTTTCCAAGTTTCAG AAAGCGAGACAAAGCTCAAAAAGAAATGAAGCAAATCTTCCATGAAATCATTCAGAAAAGAAGAGCCAATCCTAATCCTGATGATGATATGTTGCAAACTCTTATAGATGCCAAATACAA gaGTGGGCGCTCATTATCTGATGAAGAAATCTCTGGTATGCTTATTGGGTTGCTGCTTGCTGGCCAGCATACTTCATCTACCACCAGTACATGGATGGGATTTTTCTTGGCTAAAGACAAAGAACTTCAA aaaAGAGTGTATGAAGAGCAGCTAAGAGTTTGTGGTGAAGGTTTAGCTCCAGTTGACTATGATCAGTTGAAAGATATGCAATTACTTGATCGTTGCCTCAAGGAGACTTTACGTTTGCGTCCACCCATTATGACTATGATGAGAATGTGTAAAACTCCTCAG AATATACTTGGCTACACTATTCCACCTGGTCATCAAGTTTGTGTTTCACCTACAACAAATCATCGCCTTCCAGACACTTGGAAAGACTTTGACAAGTTTTTACCTGACAG gttTATTGACCCTGAAGTAGCCAACAGTGAAAAGTTTGCTTACATCCCATTCGGTGCTGGCAGACACAGATGTATTGGGGAGTCCTTTGCATATGTGCAAATAAAAACCATATTTTCCTACTTGATTAGGAAGTATGAATTTGATCTAGTAGATGATTATTTCCCCGAAGTCAATGTCTCCACTATGATTCACACACCTTCAAAGCCATTGATCCGATATCAACTCAGAAAACCATAG